A genomic region of Christiangramia sp. OXR-203 contains the following coding sequences:
- a CDS encoding Eco57I restriction-modification methylase domain-containing protein: MALFQASVLKSHLALLDEKIVDKAYKKYQKYFWNTTIQENIKSAKEEQYQATFLNELFVNILGYTLFPNPNSNLTTEFKNERNARKADGAILKDDVAIGVIELKGTNTKDLESIRRQAFDYKANQKGCVYVITSNFEKLRFYINDATEFEEFDLFTLSKSRFALLYLCLHINKVHNNVPLKIKEASIAEEEEITKAFYKDYSIFKREIYRDLVRNNAKTVKAKLSETERTDDLEDIQRLEKNVKLTLFQKSQKLIDRFLFIFFAEDRMLLPSNSTLQILNKWKDDWDFGDERPLYGLFKQYFNFLDIGRIGTQKRAEIYAYNGGLFKPDTILDALEIDNDLLYKYTIKLSNYDFESQVDVNILGHIFENSLNEIESVNAEIEGGEFDKQTSKRKKDGVFYTPKYITKYIVENTVGKLCEEKKIELGFKEADYFEVKKGTHQNTKKQLLETLDSYRDWLLQLTICDPACGSGAFLNQALDFLIKEHNYIDELKTKILGGGLQFPDIENTILEKNIYGVDLNQESVEIAKLSLWLRTAQPRRKLNDLSSNIKCGNSLIDSKNMAGHKAFKWENEFPEVFADGGFDVVIGNPPYVRAELLTDFISYFEKNYKVFHPSSDLFAYFYELGSNLINEKGLMGYISNTFDKTTAGKVLRDYLNNETRFKEYIDFTEVQIFDGATTYPVIIILDKYDPNNNKFKYIKIPKSSQSNVINIEVHDSISVLQETLEPNSWSFLSVEKSKLFKKLSTLNTIKERFGKSYRGLITGLNDAFIVQDDFNNEEHIKPIFEGKEIKKWKTQDATQNLILFESKSTNEEYSNLETEDERLKGVSTDNAEIFSHLMPFMERAKKRYDQGDYWWELRNCAYYELFEQPKIIFPNLQNSNKFCLDTEGTYVNAPAVFLPSDNRTLLCVLNSKIVWEFLKSICVVRSGGYIEVKPQYFEQIPIPEFQNEEYFNNATGKIIKDVNDLQNLDHRFQNYIKGTLQFHRLQRKLESWYDLDFATFMEELNKAIKATNKLRVKDNLEPIATLNKKDEFEWMELFEENKRKALDLQKQIAQIEKEIDSKVYELYGLSDEEIVIVENS; encoded by the coding sequence ATGGCATTATTCCAAGCATCAGTTCTAAAATCACATCTCGCTTTGCTTGATGAAAAAATAGTTGACAAAGCATATAAGAAATATCAAAAATACTTCTGGAACACAACTATTCAAGAAAATATAAAAAGTGCTAAAGAGGAACAATACCAAGCAACTTTTCTAAATGAGTTGTTCGTTAATATTTTAGGTTATACCCTATTTCCAAATCCCAACTCAAATTTAACAACCGAGTTCAAAAACGAAAGAAACGCACGAAAAGCGGACGGTGCTATTTTGAAGGATGATGTGGCAATAGGTGTTATTGAATTAAAAGGCACTAACACAAAGGATTTAGAGAGCATCCGTCGTCAAGCCTTTGATTATAAAGCCAATCAAAAAGGTTGTGTGTATGTAATAACCTCAAACTTTGAAAAGCTACGTTTTTATATCAATGATGCAACCGAATTTGAAGAATTCGATTTGTTTACGCTTTCGAAAAGCCGGTTTGCCCTGCTCTATCTATGCTTACATATTAATAAAGTACATAATAATGTACCACTTAAAATTAAGGAAGCATCTATTGCAGAAGAAGAAGAAATTACAAAGGCATTTTACAAAGATTATTCCATATTTAAGCGTGAAATCTATAGAGACCTGGTACGGAATAATGCAAAAACTGTAAAGGCAAAATTAAGTGAAACCGAGCGTACAGATGATCTAGAGGATATTCAGCGTCTTGAAAAGAATGTAAAGCTCACTCTTTTTCAAAAGTCCCAAAAACTTATAGACCGCTTCCTGTTTATCTTTTTTGCAGAAGACAGAATGCTACTACCCTCTAATTCTACACTTCAAATATTAAACAAATGGAAGGACGATTGGGATTTTGGCGATGAACGCCCTTTATATGGCCTTTTTAAGCAATATTTTAATTTTCTGGACATTGGGCGCATAGGAACACAAAAACGCGCAGAAATTTACGCTTATAATGGCGGCTTGTTTAAACCCGATACTATACTAGATGCCCTTGAAATTGATAATGATTTATTGTACAAATACACCATCAAATTGTCCAATTATGATTTTGAAAGCCAAGTAGATGTAAATATCCTAGGACATATTTTTGAGAACTCCCTTAACGAAATTGAAAGTGTAAACGCAGAGATTGAAGGCGGTGAATTTGACAAACAGACCAGTAAGCGCAAAAAAGATGGAGTTTTTTACACACCAAAGTATATTACCAAATACATCGTAGAAAATACTGTTGGCAAACTTTGTGAGGAAAAGAAGATAGAGCTAGGTTTTAAAGAGGCAGATTATTTTGAAGTCAAAAAAGGCACACATCAAAATACCAAAAAACAGCTTTTGGAAACTCTGGACAGCTATCGTGATTGGCTTTTGCAGTTGACAATTTGTGATCCCGCTTGCGGTTCTGGAGCATTTTTAAACCAGGCACTTGATTTCCTAATTAAAGAACATAACTATATTGATGAGTTGAAAACCAAAATTCTAGGTGGTGGTTTGCAGTTTCCAGATATTGAAAACACCATCTTAGAAAAGAATATTTATGGCGTTGACCTTAATCAGGAAAGTGTAGAGATCGCCAAACTCTCGCTTTGGCTACGTACCGCACAACCACGAAGAAAATTAAATGATTTAAGCAGCAATATCAAATGTGGCAATAGCCTTATTGATAGTAAAAATATGGCTGGTCATAAAGCATTTAAATGGGAAAATGAATTTCCCGAGGTCTTTGCCGATGGTGGTTTTGATGTGGTGATTGGGAATCCACCCTACGTGCGTGCAGAGCTTTTGACGGATTTTATCAGCTATTTTGAAAAGAACTATAAAGTATTTCATCCCTCAAGCGATTTATTCGCCTACTTCTACGAGTTGGGGTCAAACCTTATTAATGAGAAAGGTTTGATGGGTTATATATCTAATACATTTGACAAGACAACTGCTGGTAAAGTATTGCGAGATTATTTGAATAACGAAACACGGTTTAAAGAATATATAGATTTTACAGAAGTACAAATATTTGATGGAGCAACCACCTATCCGGTAATAATAATCCTTGATAAATATGATCCAAATAACAATAAATTCAAATACATAAAAATCCCCAAATCATCACAAAGCAACGTTATTAATATTGAAGTACACGATAGTATAAGTGTGTTACAAGAAACCCTTGAACCCAATTCTTGGTCTTTTTTATCTGTTGAAAAATCCAAATTATTCAAAAAATTATCTACTCTAAATACTATTAAAGAAAGATTTGGAAAATCATATCGGGGTTTAATTACAGGACTGAATGATGCGTTTATTGTACAAGATGATTTCAACAATGAAGAACATATCAAACCGATTTTTGAAGGAAAAGAGATAAAAAAATGGAAAACTCAAGATGCTACACAAAACCTAATTTTATTTGAAAGTAAATCGACTAACGAAGAATATTCAAACTTAGAAACCGAAGACGAAAGGTTAAAAGGGGTATCAACTGATAATGCCGAAATATTTTCACATTTGATGCCTTTTATGGAACGTGCTAAAAAACGTTATGATCAAGGCGATTATTGGTGGGAATTGAGGAATTGTGCTTATTATGAATTATTCGAGCAACCCAAGATCATCTTTCCTAACCTCCAAAATTCAAATAAATTTTGTTTAGATACCGAAGGAACTTACGTTAATGCACCTGCGGTATTTCTTCCTTCTGACAATAGAACCCTATTATGTGTGCTTAATTCTAAAATAGTTTGGGAGTTTCTTAAATCCATCTGTGTTGTTAGAAGCGGTGGATATATTGAGGTAAAGCCACAATATTTCGAGCAAATACCTATACCAGAATTTCAAAATGAAGAATACTTTAATAATGCAACAGGTAAGATAATAAAGGACGTGAATGATCTTCAAAATTTAGATCATAGATTTCAGAATTATATTAAAGGTACTCTACAATTTCACAGACTTCAACGCAAACTAGAAAGTTGGTATGATTTAGATTTTGCAACTTTCATGGAAGAACTTAACAAAGCAATAAAAGCCACCAATAAATTAAGAGTAAAGGACAATCTCGAACCTATTGCTACGCTTAACAAAAAAGATGAATTTGAATGGATGGAACTTTTTGAAGAAAACAAGAGAAAAGCTTTAGACCTTCAGAAACAAATAGCTCAAATAGAAAAAGAGATTGACTCAAAAGTTTATGAGCTATATGGGCTTTCAGATGAAGAAATTGTAATTGTTGAAAATAGTTGA
- a CDS encoding sigma-70 family RNA polymerase sigma factor yields MSIDYHELLSTGYPCAFEKIHARYSHMVFWLGKGIISDDFVVESLVQDTFLKLWANRAKIKSEKHLFFFLRMVMKRECYTYYTSPKHKFFRKINALESYENYQDYLAGYDPKDDVQVRQEQEAQQEAFEQITKVLPLLKPERKRLIELCLKYGFKYKSIARVMGTSITDISNEVKRAIEDIKVIIKQGSQLETISKPTKAIKGQEMSEEQEKVLELRLIQKFSFSAIADELKLSQEEVHKEFIAAYKYMQVKREEQLESA; encoded by the coding sequence ATGTCAATTGATTATCATGAATTACTATCAACAGGGTACCCTTGTGCTTTCGAAAAAATTCATGCCAGGTATAGCCATATGGTTTTCTGGCTTGGGAAAGGAATTATCAGCGATGATTTCGTGGTAGAATCTTTAGTGCAGGATACCTTTTTAAAGTTATGGGCCAACCGGGCTAAGATTAAATCAGAAAAACATCTCTTTTTCTTTTTAAGAATGGTGATGAAACGGGAATGTTATACCTATTATACTAGTCCTAAGCATAAGTTTTTTAGAAAAATTAATGCTTTAGAAAGTTATGAAAACTATCAGGATTACTTAGCCGGCTATGATCCAAAAGATGATGTTCAAGTCCGACAAGAACAAGAAGCTCAACAGGAAGCCTTTGAACAAATTACAAAAGTTTTACCGCTACTAAAACCAGAAAGAAAACGCCTGATAGAACTTTGTTTAAAATACGGATTTAAGTATAAATCTATTGCCAGGGTCATGGGTACCAGCATAACCGATATCAGTAACGAGGTGAAGAGGGCTATTGAAGATATTAAAGTAATCATCAAACAGGGAAGTCAACTTGAAACAATATCTAAACCTACTAAAGCTATCAAAGGCCAGGAAATGTCCGAAGAGCAGGAAAAGGTTTTGGAATTACGCCTGATACAAAAGTTTTCCTTTTCTGCCATTGCTGATGAGCTTAAGCTTTCCCAGGAAGAAGTTCATAAGGAATTTATAGCCGCATATAAGTATATGCAGGTGAAACGTGAGGAACAATTAGAATCGGCTTAA
- a CDS encoding DUF4365 domain-containing protein, with protein MRSKTHILEEKSVHQLRNIFPDQWVIREKGKDYGIDIEVEIFDDNEQPTGLVFWIQLKATDSKSISAKKSINMPIKKIRQLANYDLPVAIFRYNADDNQYYFDWIKRYAFLSSNSKNKSYTLKFNDAQCWNTDSSDKIHHDLETLSHYTSKSFSFPVVGFINHLSGPIKFKRILSAAIGERHLLINLSRDKSKASLEINLLEGQLVLNLKSAFGSSIGWDEKLENIDEDFLLDVLHKALVLFLANTGKRKDLKQLISEYNLLDSFLMHSPILTYILPELIACDTDNIFLPKIIDSIYLSDDLINQSFLQAIVFLGNNNFIDRPKIEEFYNRLILLCIKHNNQSFLSTAYYNYGSYYKSHYILDKALHYYNKAIKTDSSYLDRFYFKRELAGLLFQIRRYKCSASLYKEAIPLEKENIFLLGTYGDALMYSGDYKLAFEYFDKFLTANDSLAEDKKHDKYEFNIKFTLLHFLINVIGIEHQERKEFAANEKLTGLIESELRQFDKIFEVLFLDAIYPTAWYLMTEYYLKNVNPQGYFLSILFQAILIKNNSTIWAFVSILCTYEEMEKNLLYDIVNTGFFYCRNDFLKALDRLINLEDYKDFKGEEFISMVENIIRDPKEYPFEMRFWDGEKPKIIKLSK; from the coding sequence ATGAGAAGCAAAACCCATATTTTAGAAGAGAAAAGTGTTCACCAATTAAGAAATATCTTTCCAGATCAATGGGTAATAAGGGAGAAGGGAAAAGATTACGGTATTGATATTGAGGTGGAGATATTTGATGATAATGAACAACCTACAGGATTAGTTTTTTGGATACAATTAAAAGCAACAGACAGTAAATCAATATCAGCAAAAAAGTCAATTAATATGCCTATCAAAAAGATCAGGCAACTGGCTAATTATGATTTACCAGTAGCTATATTCAGATATAACGCTGATGACAACCAATACTACTTTGACTGGATTAAACGTTATGCATTCTTATCATCCAACTCAAAGAATAAATCCTATACTTTAAAATTTAATGATGCACAGTGCTGGAATACTGATAGTTCAGATAAAATTCATCATGATTTAGAAACTTTATCTCATTACACCAGTAAATCATTTAGCTTTCCTGTAGTAGGTTTTATAAATCACCTTTCTGGACCTATCAAGTTTAAAAGAATTCTATCCGCTGCGATTGGAGAGAGGCATTTATTGATAAATTTATCAAGGGACAAATCAAAAGCATCTCTTGAAATAAATCTGTTAGAAGGACAATTGGTTTTAAATTTAAAATCAGCTTTTGGTAGTTCGATAGGCTGGGATGAAAAATTAGAAAATATTGATGAAGATTTTCTTTTAGATGTTTTGCATAAAGCCTTAGTTCTTTTTTTAGCTAATACCGGAAAACGGAAAGATTTAAAACAACTAATAAGTGAATACAATTTATTGGATAGTTTTTTAATGCACAGTCCAATTCTAACATATATCCTACCCGAATTAATAGCTTGTGATACCGACAATATTTTTCTACCCAAAATAATTGATTCGATTTATTTGTCAGATGATTTGATAAATCAAAGCTTTTTACAAGCAATTGTCTTTTTAGGCAATAATAATTTTATAGACAGACCAAAGATTGAAGAATTTTACAACAGATTAATTTTACTTTGTATAAAGCATAATAATCAAAGCTTTTTAAGTACGGCATATTATAATTATGGTAGTTATTATAAATCCCATTACATTTTGGACAAAGCTCTCCATTACTATAATAAAGCTATCAAAACAGATAGTTCTTATTTGGATCGTTTTTATTTTAAAAGGGAATTAGCTGGTTTATTATTTCAAATTAGGAGGTATAAATGTAGCGCATCGTTATACAAGGAAGCTATACCATTAGAAAAAGAAAATATTTTTCTTTTAGGCACTTACGGAGATGCGTTGATGTATTCTGGGGATTATAAATTAGCTTTTGAATATTTTGACAAATTTCTCACGGCAAATGATAGTCTTGCTGAAGACAAAAAACACGATAAATATGAATTTAATATTAAGTTCACGTTACTACACTTCTTAATAAATGTTATCGGTATTGAACATCAAGAACGAAAAGAATTTGCAGCAAATGAGAAGCTTACAGGATTAATTGAAAGTGAACTAAGGCAGTTCGACAAAATCTTCGAAGTATTATTTTTAGATGCTATTTATCCAACAGCTTGGTATTTGATGACAGAATATTATTTAAAGAATGTTAATCCACAAGGCTATTTTTTAAGCATTCTTTTTCAAGCGATTCTTATTAAAAACAATTCAACAATTTGGGCATTTGTTAGTATTTTATGCACGTATGAAGAAATGGAAAAAAATCTCCTATACGATATAGTAAATACAGGATTTTTCTACTGTCGCAATGACTTTTTGAAAGCTTTAGATCGTCTTATTAATTTAGAAGATTACAAAGACTTTAAAGGAGAAGAATTTATCTCTATGGTAGAAAATATTATTCGGGATCCTAAAGAATATCCATTTGAAATGAGATTCTGGGATGGAGAAAAACCAAAAATAATCAAGTTATCTAAATAG